The Rhinolophus ferrumequinum isolate MPI-CBG mRhiFer1 chromosome 6, mRhiFer1_v1.p, whole genome shotgun sequence genome has a window encoding:
- the LOC117023857 gene encoding olfactory receptor 4N5 has translation MERENNTVVTEFILLGLTQSQDAQLLVFVLVLIFYLIILPGNFLIIVTIRSDPGLTAPLYFFLGNLAFLDASYSFIVAPRMLVDFLSEKKVISYRDCITQLFFLHFLGGGEMFLLVVMAFDRYIAICRPLHYSTVMNRRACYALLLALWLGGFAHSIVQVVLILHLPFCGPNQLDNFFCDVPQVIKLACTDTFVVELLMVSNSGLLTLLCFLGLLASYSVIVCRVRGSSSEGKNKALSTCSTHIIIVFLMFGPAIFIYTRPFRAFPADKVVSLFHTVIFPLMNPVIYTLRNQEVKASMRRLLSRHMVC, from the coding sequence atggagagagaaaacaacacAGTTGTGACAGAATTCATCCTCCTTGGTCTGACCCAGTCTCAAGATGCTCAACTCCTGGTCTTTGTGCTAGTCTTAATTTTCTACCTCATCATCCTCCCTGGAAATTTCCTCATCATTGTCACCATTAGATCAGATCCTGGCCTCACAGCCCCCCTCTACTTCTTTCTGGGCAACCTGGCCTTCCTGGATGCATCCTACTCCTTCATTGTGGCTCCCAGGATGCTGGTGGACTTCCTCTCTGAGAAGAAAGTGATCTCCTATAGAGACTGCATCACTCAGCTCTTTTTTTTGCACTTCCTTGGAGGTGGGGAGATGTTCCTTCTTGTTGTGATGGCCTTTGACCGCTACATCGCCATATGTCGTCCTTTACACTATTCAACTGTCATGAACCGTAGAGCCTGCTATGCCCTGCTGTTGGCTCTGTGGCTTGGGGGCTTTGCTCATTCCATTGTACAGGTGGTCCTTATTCTCCACTTGCCCTTCTGTGGCCCAAACCAGCTAGATAACTTCTTCTGCGATGTGCCGCAAGTCATCAAGCTGGCCTGCACAGACACCTTTGTGGTGGAGCTTCTGATGGTCTCCAACAGTGGCCTGCTCACCCTCCTGTGCTTCCTGGGCCTTCTGGCCTCCTATTCAGTCATCGTTTGCCGTGTACGTGGGTCCTCCTCTGAGGGCAAGAACAAGGCTCTCTCCACATGCTCCACACATATTATCATTGTGTTTCTCATGTTTGGACCTGCCATCTTCATCTACACTCGCCCCTTCAGAGCTTTCCCAGCTGACAAGGTGGTTTCTCTTTTTCACACAGTGATCTTTCCATTGATGAACCCTGTGATTTACACACTTCGCAACCAGGAGGTAAAAGCTTCCATGAGGAGATTATTGAGTCGGCACATGGTTTGCTGA
- the LOC117023841 gene encoding olfactory receptor 4L1: MDLKNGSLVTEFILLGFSGQWKLQIFFFVTFSLVYGATVLGNILILVTVTFSSMLHSPMYFLLGNLSFLDMCLSSVTTPKMITDFLTEHKTISVGGCMAQMFFMHFFGGAEMTLLIAMAFDRYVAICKPLYYRTIMTRRLLIGLVILSWIIGVIHTMSQMVLTVDLPFCGPNVIDHIFCDLPLVIKLACIETYTLELFIISDSGLLSLICFILVLVSYTVILVTVRQRSSGGLSKALSTLSAHITVVTLFFAPCIFIYAWPFSSFSGNKIFSVFYAVITPLLNPIIYTLRNQKMQGAMRQLWFVHVGSTQNF, translated from the coding sequence ATGGATCTTAAGAATGGATCTCTAGTGACTGAGTTTATTTTACTAGGATTTTCTGGACAATGGAAACttcagattttcttctttgtgacaTTCTCCTTGGTCTACGGTGCTACTGTGTTGGGAAATATTCTCATTCTGGTCACAGTAACATTTAGCTCCATGCTTCATTCGCCCATGTACTTCCTCCTTGGAAACCTTTCGTTTTTAGACATGTGTCTCTCCAGTGTCACCACACCCAAGATGATCACAGACTTCCTCACTGAACACAAAACCATCTCCGTAGGAGGCTGCATGGCCCAGATGTTCTTTATGCACTTCTTTGGGGGTGCTGAGATGACTCTTTTGATCGCCATGGCCTTTGACAGATATGTAGCCATATGTAAGCCCCTGTACTATAGGACAATCATGACCCGCAGGTTGCTGATTGGGCTTGTGATACTTTCATGGATAATTGGTGTTATACACACCATGAGCCAAATGGTATTAACAGTGGACTTGCCCTTCTGTGGTCCCAATGTCATAGACCACATATTTTGTGACCTTCCCCTTGTGATTAAGCTTGCTTGTATCGAAACATACACCTTGGAATTATTCATCATTTCTGACAGTGGGCTGCTCTCACTCATCTGTTTCATCCTCGTGCTTGTGTCCTACACTGTCATCCTGGTCACTGTACGGCAAAGATCATCTGGAGGGCTATCCAAGGCTCTGTCCACACTGTCCGCACATATCACTGTAGTCACCCTGTTCTTTGCACCTTGTATCTTTATCTATGCCTGGCCATTCAGTAGTTTTTCAGGCAATaaaatcttttctgtattttatgctGTGATCACACCCTTACTGAATCCTATTATTTACACACtgagaaatcagaaaatgcaAGGGGCCATGAGACAATTATGGTTCGTACATGTTGGCTCCACACAGAACTTCTAG
- the LOC117023782 gene encoding olfactory receptor 4K14, with product MDLQNYSLVSEFVLHGLCTSRHLQNFFFIFFSGIYMATVLGNVIIVVTVISDPCLHSSPMCFLLGNLSFLDIWLASFATPKMIRDFLSDRKLISFGGCMAQIFFLHFIGGAEMVLLVSMAYDRYVAICKPLHYMTIMNWQTCISLVLVSWVIGFVHSISQVAFTVNLPYCGPNEVESFFCDLPLVIKLACMDTYVLGILMISDSGLLSMSCFLLLLVSYTLILITVRQRAAGGVAKALSTCSAHIMVVMLFFGPCIFIYVWPFSRFSIDKILSVFYTIFTPFLNPLIYTLRNKEMKTSMKKLWNQRVTFH from the coding sequence ATGGACCTGCAAAATTACTCCTTGGTGTCAGAATTTGTGTTGCATGGACTCTGTACTTCACGGCATCtccaaaattttttctttatattcttttctgggaTCTATATGGCCACTGTGCTGGGTAATGTCATCATTGTTGTCACCGTAATTTCTGACCCTTGCTTGCACTCTTCCCCCATGTGCTTCCTGCTGGGGAATCTATCTTTCCTGGACATATGGCTGGCCTCATTTGCCACCCCCAAGATGATCAGAGACTTCCTTAGTGATCGAAAGCTCATCTCCTTTGGAGGATGTATGGCTCAAATCTTCTTCTTGCACTTTATTGGTGGGGCTGAGATGGTACTTCTGGTTTCCATGGCTTATGACAGGTATGTGGCCATATGCAAACCCTTGCATTATATGACCATTATGAACTGGCAAACTTGCATCAGTCTAGTGTTGGTTTCATGGGTCATTGGCTTTGTACACTCCATCAGTCAAGTAGCCTTTACTGTGAATTTACCTTATTGTGGCCCCAATGAGGTGGAGAGCTTCTTCTGTGATCTTCCTCTCGTGATCAAGCTTGCCTGCATGGATACCTATGTCTTGGGTATACTTATGATCTCAGACAGCGGGTTGCTTTCCATGAGCTGTTTTCTGCTCCTCTTGGTCTCCTACACTCTTATCCTCATCACTGTCCGACAGCGTGCTGCTGGTGGGGTAGCCAAAGCACTCTCTACTTGCTCTGCACATATCATGGTTGTCATGCTCTTCTTTGGGCCCTGCATTTTCATCTATGTGTGGCCTTTCAGTCGATTCTCCATAGACAAGATCCTCTCTGTGTTTTACACCATTTTTACTCCATTCTTGAACCCCCTTATCTACACATTgagaaataaagagatgaaaacatCTATGAAGAAACTGTGGAACCAACGTGTGACTTTTCATTGA